In one window of Episyrphus balteatus chromosome 3, idEpiBalt1.1, whole genome shotgun sequence DNA:
- the LOC129914429 gene encoding protein hairless: MKIEDFIQRRHHQQQHHIAINSTPFATAAASAIVASSSSSSSSLSLTTKRSLSSSNILAINAPSSKKKNHKNDDETICSTKMNNENNNNNNSIINATTAIIQQQPIKNGLNGSSSTTTTNNTTPIISTSSTTSLNNSCSSSSSSSSLLSSSSIIAAATIATSASSAGGSSSSSLSSSGINIVAAVTDSRIHVSRANPIHSTNSSSNSNQQQQHHYHHNNNNNNNGTTISTSGATTITTTISNRHGSGSAISSRIKVEPVENINGGGLDYSGCNKGGGGSMDSDVVVGRIQTTSSATSSSSLSMAAAGGGAGTTSGDSSRSGIGGRLQFFKDGKFILELARAKEGEKSGWISVPRKQFRSPSATSSTVTPTYPKNESSTSLSFSDDNSSIQSSPWQRDHCWKQSTPRRGISKEMCFYFKRTKQTIVSLDGFKSARIKRRRPLDNSVCKTPFRLAKNGSSIAAEVVDKKVKKENENFHENKTDESADVEDEHNTAMDEEKSSDDSSTEKEGSIRDSSKTPTPESQSSDTVDGASSSSPLSSKSESIETPQQLQKTTKDKNRIMNGEKRLKSRAKLSTIIQKLLDRLPTGLYHLSKTQIIGGGGGGNGSQHHPHSHHQTHSSHQMPSTSSRLASELHYHQQHVSPRKRILREFEKVSLEDSPAVNSKRSRAKGNSPATGTMPLTPIPTGRGVAVPSSNTNNYVTNGNRIEPTVATTNNSNIIPNNTPTRLYSSYSIHSLLSGNNSNSSNSNNNANNNSRVKVEHHSVNNQSGGGGGYNDPSYLRAMLASPKSPEGCTTNSKSSPYSSSTSGSAKKRSPPYSPLSEIHHHHSRNRSPNVDYGSMRSPPEAHSNRSYGNNTASSSSRLTPPHGYLTSPKNSNSSAGSDGYKLKSENLTNSSPNHHFYSPYMMSPKYVPPPSAMSPNNVGDTYHPKLKGARSPSSQQQQQQQQQQNLRGGIFRTHSPHATTNHSGIPRESSPIGMQSSPSPGGGGGTGGGMTSQSSSTSTPRTVPKKTVSIRRQFASPSSSSPSPGLSEHLKNSGNSNNYSKGEERTAMSSPDNRRTPTQDSAAAAAAVAVSKYHQQAAAAAMMQRSSPLGGGSASSLYYMYPPPNGSPSPHHSSSSPSPSPSSSYIPQLNPYYHPYVSTLAALRNPLWMHHYPAAAAAAAAAAGAAAVMMPSSAAGGPVPQQGVPFFPYNGAAASTPSHLHHHSSYAQMHLAAAGQLGLQPPPQQPPPASMNRSPPTTDDRISTSSIKEEHSSDVPLNLSKH, translated from the exons atgaaaattgaagattttattCAACGCcgtcatcatcaacaacaacatcatatTGCTATTAATTCTACACCATTTGCAACTGCTGCTGCATCAGCAATAGTtgcctcttcttcttcttcttcctcgtCATTGTCTTTAACAACTAAACGATCATTATCATCATCTAATATTTTAGCAATTAATGCACCatcatcaaaaaagaaaaatcataaaaatgacGATGAAACAATATGTTCTACGAAAATGAACAatgagaataataataataataattcaattaTAAATGCAACAACAGCAATAATACAACAACAACCGATTAAGAATGGTTTAAATGGTTCTtcttctacaacaacaacaaataatactACTCCCATTATTAGTACATCATCTACAACATCATTGAATAATAGTTGTTCTTCTTCGTCGTCTTCATCATCTTTATTGTCGTCGTCATCAATTATTGCAGCAGCAACTATTGCAACTAGTGCAAGTTCTGCTGGgggatcatcatcatcatctttgtCGTCATCAGGAATTAATATAGTGGCGGCTGTAACTGATAGTAGAATACACGTTAGTCGAGCTAATCCAATTCATTCGACAAATAGTAGCAGTAACAgtaatcaacaacaacaacatcattatcatcataacaacaataataataataatggaacGACGATATCAACATCGGGGGCGACGACGATTACAACAACAATATCGAACAGACATGGCAGCGGTAGTGCAATTTCTTCACGGATAAAAGTTGAACCGGTTGAAAATATAAATGGAGGAGGATTGGATTATTCGGGATGTAATAAAGGTGGCGGTGGTAGTATGGACAgtgatgttgttgttggcaGGATACAAACTACTTCATCAGcaacatcatcatcgtcgttgtCAATGGCAGCAGCAGGAGGAGGAGCAGGAACGACAAGTGGTGATAGCAGTAGATCAGGCATCGGTGGaaggttgcaattttttaaag atGGAAAATTTATTCTTGAGTTGGCTCGTGCCAAAGAAGGTGAAAAATCCGGTTGGATATCTGTTCCACGAAAGCAATTTCGTTCGCCTTCGGCCACATCTTCGACCGTTACGCCCACATATCCCAAAAACGAAAGTTCAACATCATTAAGTT tttcGGATGATAACAGTTCCATACAGTCATCGCCATGGCAACGTGATCATTGCTGGAAGCAATCAACACCTCGCCGTGGCATCTCAAAggaaatgtgtttttatttcaagCGTACAAAACAAACCATAGTCTCACTAGATGGCTTCAAAAGCGCTCGAATAAAACGTCGACGGCCCTTAGATAATTCTGTGTGTAAAACACCATTTAGGCTGGCGAAAAATGGAAGTAGCATAGCTGCTGAAGTTGTtgataaaaaagtcaaaaaagaaaacgaaaattttcatgaaaataaaACTGATGAAAGTGCTGATGTCGAAGACGAACACAATACAGCTATGGATGAAGAGAAATCTTCTGATGATTCAAGTACAGAAAAAGAAGGGTCCATACGAGATTCATCGAAGACCCCTACCCCAGAATCACAATCTTCCGATACTGTAGATGGTGCGTCTTCTTCTTCACCGCTCTCATCTAAATCCGAATCAATAGAAACCCCACAACAGCTACAAAAAACAACGAAAGATAAAAACAGAATAATGAATGGAGAAAAAAGACTTAAATCCCGAGCTAAGCTCTCAACGATTATACAGAAACTTCTTGACCGACTGCCGACCGGTCTCTATCATTTGTCAAAAACACAAATTATTGGAGGCGGCGGAGGAGGCAACGGCTCACAGCACCACCCACACAGTCATCATCAGACCCATTCATCGCACCAAATGCCATCGACATCGTCTAGATTAGCATCCGAACTGCACTACCATCAGCAGCATGTTTCGCCGCGAAAAAGAATACTCAGAGAGTTTGAAAAAGTATCGTTGGAAGACTCGCCAGCAGTGAATAGCAAACGAAGTCGTGCGAAAGGCAACTCTCCAGCAACAGGGACAATGCCCTTAACACCAATTCCAACAGGTCGAGGTGTGGCGGTGCCGTCCTCTAACACCAACAATTATGTTACAAATGGCAACCGCATAGAACCAACGGTAGCCACAACTAACAACAGCAATATTATTCCCAACAACACCCCAACTCGACTGTATAGCAGCTACAGCATCCACTCGTTACTCAGCGGCAACAATAGTAACTCCAGCAATAGTAACAATAATGCGAATAACAATAGCAGGGTTAAAGTGGAACATCATTCGGTGAATAATCAAAGCGGCGGTGGCGGCGGATATAATGATCCCTCGTACCTGCGAGCGATGCTGGCATCACCTAAGTCACCCGAAGGCTGTACAACAAATAGCAAATCATCGCCGTATTCATCTTCAACGAGTGGCAGTGCCAAAAAACGATCTCCCCCATATTCGCCGCTTAGTGAaatccatcatcatcattcaaGAAATCGAAGTCCCAATGTGGACTATGGAAGTATGCGCTCACCACCAGAAGCACATAGCAATAGATCATATGGCAACAATACAGCTAGCTCCTCGTCGCGACTGACACCGCCTCATGGGTATCTAACTTCTCCCAAGAATTCCAACTCTTCAGCGGGAAGCGATGGATACAAGTTGAAGTCAGAGAATTTAACAAATTCCTCGCCCAACCACCATTTCTATTCACCCTACATGATGTCGCCAAAATATGTACCGCCACCGAGTGCAATGTCACCGAATAATGTAGGCGATACATACCATCCGAAGCTGAAGGGTGCGAGGTCACCTAGCAgtcagcagcagcaacagcaacagcagcagcaaaacTTGCGTGGTGGGATTTTTCGCACCCATTCGCCGCATGCGACCACAAATCACAGTGGCATACCTAGGGAATCATCACCCATTGGAATGCAATCGTCGCCGTCTCCTGGCGGAGGAGGTGGGACAGGAGGTGGCATGACATCGCAATCATCGTCAACGTCCACTCCAAGAACTGTACCAAAAAAGACTGTCTCCATACGTAGACAATTTGCGTCGCCATCATCTTCATCGCCAAGTCCCGGACTGAGTGAGCATTTGAAAAATTCCGGCAATAGCAATAATTATAGCAAAGGAGAAGAGCGAACAGCGATGTCGTCACCGGACAACAGGCGAACGCCAACTCAAGACTCAGCTGCTGCGGCTGCAGCCGTTGCGGTAAGTAAATACCATCAGCAAGCGGCAGCAGCTGCAATGATGCAACGCTCATCACCGCTTGGCGGTGGTAGTGCATCATCACTTTACTATATGTACCCGCCACCAAATGGATCACCGAGTCCGCATCATTCCTCTTCGTCACCATCGCCGTCACCATCATCGTCATACATTCCGCAATTAAATCCATATTATCATCCATATGTATCGACATTGGCTGCATTACGCAATCCTTTGTGGATGCATCATTATCCGGCAGCAGCGGCGGCAGCTGCAGCCGCTGCTGGTGCTGCTGCTGTAATGATGCCTTCGTCGGCTGCCGGTGGACCAGTTCCACAACAAGGAGTGCCCTTCTTTCCATATAATGGAGCTGCGGCAAGTACACCATCGCATTTGCACCACCACTCATCGTATGCACAAATGCATTTAGCAGCGGCGGGCCAGCTGGGACTGCAGCCACCACCACAACAACCACCTCCCGCATCAATGAATCGATCCCCACCAACGACTGACGATAGAATATCAACTAGTAGTATTAAAGAAGAACATAGTTCAG atgtcCCTTTGAACctttcaaaacattaa